One window from the genome of Solea solea chromosome 2, fSolSol10.1, whole genome shotgun sequence encodes:
- the mmadhcb gene encoding metabolism of cobalamin associated Db isoform X2 encodes MAGVLCRSARLVTYLPGLHVLVSRVTGARAFSAAGSSGSDEPHVAVNPPDIGLRTVWPDENMGPFGPQDQRFQLPGIVGFDHHLEGLRKQKQSLPHNMLPDVLSSLSSSERHEFILAQVIGDFEIDPDSSQSVSRAEQYFDESRVECAIQSCPELLQKDFQSMFPEAPSSGMMVVTVTQRTKSDMTAWSAEVEDEREKMLSKFIEGAQEICCALQREGFWADFVDPSSGLAFFGSYTNNTLFETDDRYRHLGFQIEDLGCCRVIRHSLWGTHVFVGTIFTDAPPSSPVMKKLQGS; translated from the exons ATGGCCGGC GTGCTGTGCCGCAGCGCACGGCTGGTCACGTACCTCCCTGGTTTGCATGTCCTGGTGAGTCGAGTGACTGGAGCCAGAGCCTTCTCTGCTGCAGGATCGTCAGGCTCTGATGAACCCCACGTAGCCGTCAATCCACCTGACATAG GACTGCGGACAGTGTGGCCTGATGAGAACATGGGGCCTTTTGGGCCCCAGGACCAACGTTTCCAGCTACCTGGTATTGTGGGTTTTGACCACCACCTCGAGGGACTAAGAAAGCAGAAGCAGAGCCTGCCCCACAACATGCTCCCTGACGTGCTGTCTTCCCTGTCCAGTAGTGAAAGACATGAGTTCATACTGGCCCAGGTCATCGGAGATTTT gaaATAGACCCAGACTCTTCCCAGAGTGTCAGCAGAGCTGAACAGTACTTTGATGAATCCAGAGTGGAGTGTGCCATCCAGTCCTGTCCTGAGCTGCTACAGAAAG ACTTCCAGTCCATGTTTCCCGAGGCTCCTTCCTCTGGGATGATGGTGGTCACAGTGACCCAGAGGACCAAGAGCGACATGACAGCATGGAGTGCTGAGGTGGAagacgagagagagaagatgctTAGCAAG TTTATTGAAGGAGCCCAGGAGATCTGCTGCGCTCTGCAGAGAGAAGGATTCTGGGCAGACTTCGTCGACCCGTCCTCAGGCCTGGCG TTCTTTGGCTCGTACACCAACAACACACTGTTCGAGACAGATGACCGGTATCGTCACCTGGGCTTCCAGATCGAGGACCTGGGCTGCTGCAGGGTGATCAGACACTCTTTGTGGGGAACGCATGTTTTCGTGGGGACAATATTCACAGATGCACCACCCAGCAGCCCCGTCATGAAGAAGCTGCAGGGCAGCTGA
- the mmadhcb gene encoding metabolism of cobalamin associated Db isoform X1, which translates to MSRNTTAPAEPQRHNTMAGVLCRSARLVTYLPGLHVLVSRVTGARAFSAAGSSGSDEPHVAVNPPDIGLRTVWPDENMGPFGPQDQRFQLPGIVGFDHHLEGLRKQKQSLPHNMLPDVLSSLSSSERHEFILAQVIGDFEIDPDSSQSVSRAEQYFDESRVECAIQSCPELLQKDFQSMFPEAPSSGMMVVTVTQRTKSDMTAWSAEVEDEREKMLSKFIEGAQEICCALQREGFWADFVDPSSGLAFFGSYTNNTLFETDDRYRHLGFQIEDLGCCRVIRHSLWGTHVFVGTIFTDAPPSSPVMKKLQGS; encoded by the exons ATGTCAAG GAACACAACTGCACCTGCcgaaccacagagacacaacacgATGGCCGGC GTGCTGTGCCGCAGCGCACGGCTGGTCACGTACCTCCCTGGTTTGCATGTCCTGGTGAGTCGAGTGACTGGAGCCAGAGCCTTCTCTGCTGCAGGATCGTCAGGCTCTGATGAACCCCACGTAGCCGTCAATCCACCTGACATAG GACTGCGGACAGTGTGGCCTGATGAGAACATGGGGCCTTTTGGGCCCCAGGACCAACGTTTCCAGCTACCTGGTATTGTGGGTTTTGACCACCACCTCGAGGGACTAAGAAAGCAGAAGCAGAGCCTGCCCCACAACATGCTCCCTGACGTGCTGTCTTCCCTGTCCAGTAGTGAAAGACATGAGTTCATACTGGCCCAGGTCATCGGAGATTTT gaaATAGACCCAGACTCTTCCCAGAGTGTCAGCAGAGCTGAACAGTACTTTGATGAATCCAGAGTGGAGTGTGCCATCCAGTCCTGTCCTGAGCTGCTACAGAAAG ACTTCCAGTCCATGTTTCCCGAGGCTCCTTCCTCTGGGATGATGGTGGTCACAGTGACCCAGAGGACCAAGAGCGACATGACAGCATGGAGTGCTGAGGTGGAagacgagagagagaagatgctTAGCAAG TTTATTGAAGGAGCCCAGGAGATCTGCTGCGCTCTGCAGAGAGAAGGATTCTGGGCAGACTTCGTCGACCCGTCCTCAGGCCTGGCG TTCTTTGGCTCGTACACCAACAACACACTGTTCGAGACAGATGACCGGTATCGTCACCTGGGCTTCCAGATCGAGGACCTGGGCTGCTGCAGGGTGATCAGACACTCTTTGTGGGGAACGCATGTTTTCGTGGGGACAATATTCACAGATGCACCACCCAGCAGCCCCGTCATGAAGAAGCTGCAGGGCAGCTGA